A window of Ictidomys tridecemlineatus isolate mIctTri1 chromosome 15, mIctTri1.hap1, whole genome shotgun sequence contains these coding sequences:
- the Irf2bp1 gene encoding interferon regulatory factor 2-binding protein 1: protein MASVQASRRQWCYLCDLPKMPWAMVWDFSEAVCRGCVNFEGADRIELLIDAARQLKRSHVLPEGRSPGPPALKHPTTKDLAVAAAQGPQLPPPQAQPQPSGTGSGVSGPDRYDRATSSGRLPLPSPALEYTLGSRLANGLGREEAVAEGARRALLGTMPSLMPPGLLAAAVSGLGGRGLTLAPGLSPARPLFGSDFEKEKQQRNADCLAELNEAMRGRAEEWHGRPKAVREQLLALSACAPFNVRFKKDHGLVGRVFAFDATARPPGYEFELKLFTEYPCGSGNVYAGVLAVARQMFHDALREPGKALASSGFKYLEYERRHGSGEWRQLGELLTDGVRSFREPAPAEALPQQYPEPAPAALCGPPPRAPSRNLAPTPRRRKASPEPEGEAAGKMTTEEQQQRHWVAPGGPYSAETPGVPSPIAALKNVAEALGHSPKDPGGGGGPVRAGGASPAASSTTQPPTQHRLVARNGEAEVSPTAGAEAVSGGGSGTGATPGAPLCCTLCRERLEDTHFVQCPSVPGHKFCFPCSREFIKAQGPAGEVYCPSGDKCPLVGSSVPWAFMQGEIATILAGDIKVKKERDP, encoded by the coding sequence ATGGCGTCAGTACAGGCGTCCCGCCGCCAGTGGTGCTACCTGTGCGACCTGCCCAAGATGCCGTGGGCCATGGTGTGGGACTTCAGCGAGGCGGTGTGCCGCGGCTGCGTGAATTTCGAGGGCGCGGACCGCATCGAGCTGCTCATCGACGCCGCTCGCCAGCTCAAGCGCAGCCACGTGCTCCCGGAGGGCCGCTCGCCCGGGCCCCCAGCGCTCAAGCACCCAACCACCAAGGACCTGGCCGTGGCCGCCGCGCAGGGTCCCCAGCTACCGCCTCcgcaggcccagccccagccgtCGGGGACCGGCAGCGGCGTCTCCGGCCCGGACCGCTATGACAGAGCCACATCGTCTGGCCGCCTCCCGCTGCCTTCGCCAGCCCTGGAGTACACCCTAGGGTCCCGCCTGGCCAATGGGCTGGGCCGAGAGGAGGCTGTGGCGGAAGGGGCGCGCAGGGCCTTGCTTGGCACTATGCCCAGCTTGATGCCCCCCGGGCTGCTGGCAGCTGCGGTGTCTGGCCTGGGAGGCCGAGGCCTGACGCTGGCGCCCGGCTTGAGTCCTGCCCGTCCACTTTTCGGCTCCGATTTCGAGAAGGAGAAGCAGCAGAGGAATGCAGACTGCCTGGCAGAACTGAATGAGGCTATGCGGGGCCGTGCGGAGGAGTGGCACGGGCGTCCCAAAGCTGTGCGGGAACAGCTACTGGCGCTGTCTGCCTGCGCCCCCTTCAATGTCCGCTTCAAGAAGGATCACGGTTTGGTGGGGCGGGTGTTCGCCTTCGATGCTACTGCCCGCCCTCCGGGATACGAGTTCGAGCTGAAGCTCTTCACCGAATACCCCTGTGGTTCTGGCAATGTGTACGCGGGGGTCCTGGCCGTGGCTCGCCAGATGTTTCACGATGCTCTGCGGGAGCCTGGCAAGGCCCTGGCCTCCTCGGGCTTCAAGTACCTCGAGTATGAACGCCGTCATGGCTCGGGCGAATGGCGCCAGCTGGGCGAGCTGCTCACTGATGGTGTCCGCAGTTTTCGAGAGCCCGCTCCTGCCGAGGCCCTGCCCCAGCAGTACCCAGAGCCGGCCCCTGCAGCTCTGTGTGGCCCACCTCCACGAGCCCCATCCCGGAACCTGGCACCCACGCCGCGCCGCCGCAAGGCCTCCCCTGAGCCCGAGGGCGAGGCGGCTGGGAAGATGACAacagaggagcagcagcagcggcACTGGGTGGCACCTGGCGGGCCATATTCTGCTGAGACCCCTGGTGTGCCCTCACCCATTGCCGCCCTGAAGAATGTGGCGGAGGCCCTGGGTCACTCTCCCAAGGACCCTGGTGGCGGTGGAGGCCCTGTGCGTGCAGGGGGTGCTAGCCCCGCAGCCTCCTCCACCACCCAGCCACCGACCCAGCATCGCCTAGTGGCCCGCAACGGTGAAGCAGAAGTCAGTCCCACAGCGGGGGCCGAAGCTGTCAGCGGGGGTGGTAGTGGCACAGGGGCGACCCCTGGAGCTCCCCTTTGCTGTACCCTGTGCCGAGAGCGCCTGGAAGACACCCACTTTGTCCAGTGCCCCTCGGTGCCCGGACACAAGTTCTGCTTTCCCTGCTCGCGGGAGTTCATCAAGGCGCAGGGCCCGGCTGGGGAGGTGTACTGCCCCAGTGGAGACAAGTGCCCGCTGGTGGGCTCCTCCGTCCCCTGGGCCTTCATGCAGGGCGAGATCGCCACCATTCTTGCTGGTGACATCAAGGTCAAGAAGGAACGGGACCCCTAG
- the Foxa3 gene encoding hepatocyte nuclear factor 3-gamma gives MLGSVKMEAHDLAEWSYYPEAGEVYSPVTPVPTMAPLNSYMTLNPLSSPYPPGGLPSSPLPSGPLAPPAPAAPLGPTFPGLGASGGGGSSSGYGAPGPGLVHGKEMPKGYRRPLAHAKPPYSYISLITMAIQQAPGKMLTLSEIYQWIMDLFPYYRENQQRWQNSIRHSLSFNDCFVKVARSPDKPGKGSYWALHPSSGNMFENGCYLRRQKRFKLEEKVKKGNGGASATRNGTASATSTTPTATVTSLPQPQPPPPEAEAQGGEDVGALDCGSPPSSTPYFTGLELPGELKLDAPYNFNHPFSINNLMSEQTPAPPKLDVGFGGYGAESGEPGVYYQGLYARSLLNAS, from the coding sequence GTCTACTCTCCAGTGACCCCAGTGCCCACCATGGCCCCTCTCAACTCCTACATGACCCTGAACCCTCTGAGCTCTCCCTACCCCCCTGGAGGGCTTCCCTCCTCCCCACTACCCTCAGGACCCCTTGCGCCCCCAGCTCCTGCAGCGCCCCTGGGGCCCACCTTCCCAGGCCTGGGTGCCAGTGGTGGTGGAGGCAGCAGCTCAGGGTACGGGGCCCCGGGACCTGGGCTGGTGCACGGGAAAGAGATGCCCAAGGGGTACCGGCGGCCCCTGGCTCATGCCAAGCCGCCATATTCCTACATCTCACTCATCACCATGGCCATCCAGCAGGCCCCAGGCAAGATGCTGACCCTGAGCGAGATCTACCAGTGGATCATGGACCTCTTCCCTTACTACCGGGAGAACCAGCAGCGCTGGCAGAACTCTATCCGCCACTCTCTGTCCTTCAACGACTGCTTTGTCAAGGTGGCACGCTCCCCAGACAAGCCGGGAAAGGGCTCCTACTGGGCCCTGCACCCCAGCTCCGGGAACATGTTTGAGAATGGCTGCTACCTGCGTCGCCAGAAGCGCTTCAAACTGGAGGAGAAGGTGAAGAAAGGGAACGGCGGGGCCTCTGCCACCAGGAACGGTACAGCATCTGCCACCTCCACCACCCCTACTGCCACAGTCAcctccctgccccagccccagcctccaccccccgaggcagaggcccagggaggggaaGATGTGGGGGCTCTGGACTGCGGCTCGCCCCCTTCCTCCACACCCTACTTCACTGGCCTGGAGCTTCCCGGGGAGCTGAAGCTGGACGCGCCCTACAACTTCAACCACCCCTTCTCCATCAACAACCTGATGTCGGAACAGACCCCGGCACCTCCCAAACTGGACGTGGGGTTTGGGGGCTACGGGGCTGAGAGTGGGGAGCCTGGGGTCTACTACCAGGGCCTCTATGCCCGCTCCCTGCTCAATGCGTCCTAG